One Nostoc sp. CENA543 genomic window, ACAGTTCTTTAGCTTGCGCCATCTCCCTGCCCACAGCTTCCGGGCTTTTGTGGCGATATAAATGTCCGCCGATAGTCTGCGGCCACAAACAAAAGGTACATTTTGCCGGACAACCACGCCCCGTATAAAAGGAGACGTAGGGATGTTTAAGATAGCCAATGAAATATTTGGTAATATCTAAATCACGGGCATATACAGGTAAAACACTGGGCATAGCATCCCAGTCATGAATTAACGGGCGTTCTTCATTGTGGCGAATCTTACCAAACTGATCCCGATAACTCAAACCTAAAATCTCATCCCAAGGTTTACCCTCAGCTAATTCCTTACAGGTATAGTCAAACTCATTGCGACAGACAAAATCAATCACTGGGTGATCTTGCAGTGTTGCATCTGGTAACACCGCAACGTGCGCCCCCACAAAACCTATCTGCACATCAGGATTTTGATTTTTAATGGCGGCTGCACACTGCACATCATTTGCTAAAGATGGGGTACTAGTGTGCATAATCACCAGTTCATAATCTTTAGCAATTTGCAACACATCCTCCACAGTTTGATTGTGTGGTGGTGCATCCACTAGCCTGCTACCAGGGACTAAAGCCGCCGGTTGGGCTAACCATGTGGGATACCAAAAAGATGTAATTTCCCGCTTGGCTTGGTATCGCGCACCCGCACCACCGTCAAACCCATCAAAGGAAGGGGGACTGAGGAATAAAGTTTTCTTCACTGATATCTCTCCTAGAACAAACCACCATACCAAATTGGTGTCAATAGTATTATTTGAGATTATTGGAATCACCCGTAAACCAAGGCTTGCAATCCAAAATCCCAAATCTAAAATCCAAAATTAGTATTAGCCTGCTTTTAAGTTGACACTGTTGAGTTGCTGAAGTAACGCTTCTACATCACTCCGGCTGAGTTTTTCTTTACCGTTGGCTAAAGCTTCAATTGTGCCGTGCGCTAAAGCTAAGGGGATTTGGCAAAATTGCAGAGCCGGGCCAGCCGGTAAACTACTGGTATAAGCATCTGCTAAAGCTAAATTTCGCAGTGCATACTCTTGCATCTTGGCTACATTCCAACCATCGGGGAAAAAGCTGACTCCACGCCCTAAATCTTCCACATGATTACGTAAAATGTTTACTGCTTGCAAGCCGCGACCAAAACCAATAGCTTGTGTGCGGTTGGTTTGTGTGCCATCATACCAAGTCCACAAATCTGAAAGCATCAAGCCGACTGCACCCGCCACCCCAAAGGTATAACGGTCTAAATCTGCTTCGGTATGTACTTTCCAGTTAACTTCTGCCCAGTAAGCCATCCGGTCTGACATCGCCGCCGTCGCATCCCAGATACGGGGTGCAATAGTTTCTGGTGCTAGAATTGACCATTCCCGAATTCTGATGGTGACTTCTTCTAAAATATCTTCGTAGCCACTAAAGCCCGCCGCAAAAGCATCCACAGGAAAGCCGTCAACTCCTGATTGTAGAGTCAAGCTAATTGCACGCAACAATTTTGCTTTTGTGGGATTGTCTAAAGTGGGATGGTCTTCAATTTCATCAATAGCACGCATACACAGGTACGCTGATGCGACTGCCTCTTGCAACCCTGGAGGTAAAATACTAATCGGAATATAAAACGTTCGACTAGTTTCTTTGAGGATTTGCAAAGCATCTCTACGTAAATCCATGTTGTCATTCCCCTGTTGATTTTTACACCACACGCAATTGGCAGTTTTTTTGATAATACTGGAT contains:
- the hpnJ gene encoding hopanoid biosynthesis associated radical SAM protein HpnJ, with the translated sequence MKKTLFLSPPSFDGFDGGAGARYQAKREITSFWYPTWLAQPAALVPGSRLVDAPPHNQTVEDVLQIAKDYELVIMHTSTPSLANDVQCAAAIKNQNPDVQIGFVGAHVAVLPDATLQDHPVIDFVCRNEFDYTCKELAEGKPWDEILGLSYRDQFGKIRHNEERPLIHDWDAMPSVLPVYARDLDITKYFIGYLKHPYVSFYTGRGCPAKCTFCLWPQTIGGHLYRHKSPEAVGREMAQAKELFGDKVQEYMFDDDTFTIDKHRAIAISEHMKKLKLTWSCNARANLDYDTLKQLRDNGLRLLLVGFESGNQEVLNRIKKGIKLEVAREFMKNCHKLGITVHGTFIIGLPIETKETVEETIRFACELNPHTIQVSIAAPYPGTELYEQAQANGWFSDQSLVANSGIQTSTLQYPTLSSAEIEDAVERMYRQFYFRPQAILPIVWEMLTDRQMLVRRLREGGEFFSYLKERRNQAAAKVVGV
- a CDS encoding squalene/phytoene synthase family protein — encoded protein: MDLRRDALQILKETSRTFYIPISILPPGLQEAVASAYLCMRAIDEIEDHPTLDNPTKAKLLRAISLTLQSGVDGFPVDAFAAGFSGYEDILEEVTIRIREWSILAPETIAPRIWDATAAMSDRMAYWAEVNWKVHTEADLDRYTFGVAGAVGLMLSDLWTWYDGTQTNRTQAIGFGRGLQAVNILRNHVEDLGRGVSFFPDGWNVAKMQEYALRNLALADAYTSSLPAGPALQFCQIPLALAHGTIEALANGKEKLSRSDVEALLQQLNSVNLKAG